From Pseudarthrobacter equi, a single genomic window includes:
- a CDS encoding nucleoside/nucleotide kinase family protein — MIIVLTGIDGSGKSTAARALVQAVRARGGKAMLLSNHAGRRTMSVLAARMGVQLPPRATDAVETLLRVSNVLVSHLRAQCFDGVVVMDRHLHCQLALRTTKGLPRGRFLPWLLAALPRPAAVVHLDLEPAEAHRRIAARGTDSETLADLSAFRDAYAGLPEFGSFVQVDASLPAAELAQRVLQAVATLQGGPGDSGKDAAVTNRI; from the coding sequence ATGATCATCGTTCTCACCGGCATCGACGGTTCGGGCAAGTCGACGGCGGCCCGCGCCCTGGTGCAGGCTGTCCGGGCACGCGGCGGCAAGGCAATGCTGCTGAGCAACCATGCGGGCCGGCGCACCATGTCAGTCCTGGCCGCCCGGATGGGCGTGCAATTGCCGCCCCGGGCCACGGATGCCGTCGAAACACTCCTGCGGGTCTCCAACGTGCTGGTGTCCCACCTGCGGGCCCAATGCTTCGATGGCGTGGTGGTCATGGACCGCCACCTCCACTGCCAGCTTGCCCTGCGCACCACCAAGGGACTGCCGCGCGGGCGCTTCCTGCCCTGGCTTCTCGCGGCACTTCCCCGGCCTGCCGCCGTCGTACACCTGGACCTGGAGCCGGCCGAAGCGCACCGCCGGATCGCAGCGAGGGGGACCGATTCCGAAACCCTTGCGGACCTGTCCGCTTTCCGGGATGCCTACGCAGGGCTGCCGGAATTTGGCAGCTTCGTCCAGGTGGATGCTTCGCTTCCCGCCGCTGAACTGGCACAACGCGTGCTGCAGGCTGTGGCCACGCTTCAGGGCGGTCCAGGCGACTCAGGGAAGGACGCAGCAGTCACAAACCGAATTTAG
- a CDS encoding cation:dicarboxylate symporter family transporter, with protein MKIPNPEALKASSVPAKRKPLYKSLFFQILIAVVAGVLIGHFWPDLGSQLRPLGDGFIKLIKMIIAPLIFLVIVTGISAVGDVKAVGRVGVKALVYFTAATLFALLFGLVVGNLVQPGAGLNIDPATLSQADLNAKTGSAAPKDAASFILDVIPASVIGAFASNSLLQVLFFSVFFGAAIVVIGRERCMPVISLMETILELIFKIMSWIMKVAPIGAFGAMAFIIGQYGLSTLSTYAVLIAACYGAAVVFIGLLFVVAWITARVPLWQFLKYTREEFLLALGTASTEAVMPRIMTKLTNAGCSRATTGLVVPTGYSFNLDGAAIYLSISLLFLAQAFGHNLDLGQQLAALGVLLLTSKGMAGVPGSSFLALSATAAALGIFPVAGVALLLGADRLMDSMRVVVNLLGNCVATFVVSKWEGQFDRSVMVRAFKGEITNHDSAVMLGKEEDFQDQELQRISEGQAPSPKFRGGPNPGDIPRFQMSKSTRAGTDSSPD; from the coding sequence ATGAAGATCCCCAACCCTGAGGCACTGAAGGCGAGTTCGGTGCCCGCGAAGAGGAAGCCGCTGTACAAGTCGCTCTTCTTCCAGATTCTGATCGCCGTCGTGGCAGGTGTCCTCATAGGGCATTTCTGGCCGGACCTCGGATCACAGCTGAGGCCGCTCGGAGATGGCTTCATCAAACTCATCAAGATGATCATCGCGCCGCTGATCTTCCTGGTGATCGTCACCGGCATTTCGGCCGTAGGCGACGTTAAGGCGGTTGGAAGGGTTGGGGTCAAGGCCCTGGTCTATTTCACGGCGGCCACCCTGTTCGCGCTCCTGTTCGGCCTGGTCGTGGGAAACCTGGTCCAGCCCGGCGCGGGACTGAACATTGACCCGGCAACCCTGTCGCAGGCTGACCTGAACGCCAAAACCGGCTCTGCCGCCCCCAAGGACGCAGCATCCTTCATCCTGGATGTCATCCCCGCCAGCGTGATCGGGGCCTTCGCCAGCAACAGCCTCCTGCAGGTCCTGTTCTTCTCGGTGTTCTTCGGCGCAGCCATTGTGGTTATCGGCCGGGAACGGTGCATGCCGGTCATCAGCCTGATGGAAACCATCCTCGAACTGATCTTCAAGATCATGTCCTGGATCATGAAGGTGGCACCCATCGGTGCCTTCGGCGCCATGGCCTTCATCATCGGCCAGTACGGCCTCAGCACGCTCAGCACCTACGCCGTCCTGATCGCCGCCTGCTACGGAGCCGCCGTGGTGTTCATCGGCCTGCTCTTCGTGGTCGCCTGGATCACCGCCCGCGTGCCGCTGTGGCAGTTCCTCAAGTACACCCGGGAGGAATTCCTCCTGGCCCTGGGCACCGCTTCCACCGAGGCCGTCATGCCCCGGATCATGACCAAACTGACCAACGCCGGCTGCTCCCGTGCCACCACCGGCCTGGTGGTACCCACCGGATACTCCTTCAACCTCGACGGCGCAGCCATCTACCTCTCGATTTCCCTGCTCTTCCTGGCGCAGGCCTTCGGCCACAACCTGGACCTCGGCCAGCAGCTTGCCGCACTGGGCGTCCTGCTGCTCACGTCCAAGGGCATGGCGGGCGTCCCGGGCTCGTCCTTCCTGGCGCTCTCCGCCACGGCCGCCGCGCTGGGGATCTTCCCGGTGGCCGGCGTGGCGCTCCTGCTCGGTGCGGACCGGCTGATGGACTCCATGCGCGTGGTGGTCAACCTGCTGGGCAACTGCGTAGCCACCTTCGTGGTCTCCAAGTGGGAAGGCCAGTTTGACCGCAGCGTCATGGTCCGGGCCTTCAAGGGCGAAATCACCAACCACGACTCCGCGGTGATGCTCGGCAAGGAAGAAGACTTCCAGGACCAGGAACTGCAGCGGATCAGCGAGGGCCAGGCCCCGTCACCCAAGTTCCGCGGCGGCCCCAACCCCGGCGACATTCCGCGGTTCCAGATGAGCAAGTCAACCCGTGCCGGCACGGACAGCAGCCCGGACTGA